In Lactobacillus sp. ESL0791, the sequence AAATATCCCTTGTGGGTCGCGCAATACAATAATGGCATTACCACTGGCTTTCAGCCGCGTAATTTGTATGGCAAATTAGCCCATCAATGGAATTGGGCTGCTTTTCAATATGCTGGTGGCAACGGCCGGCTAGCCGGTTGGGGTAACGGCCAAAAAGCTGTTGACCTTGATGTCTGTTATTGGACTAAGGAACAATGGCAATTTTGGGTAAATAAAAGCTCAACGGATATTGTTTCTCTGCATCCAGTGGTCAAGTGGAATGTCAATAGGGTGTTCGTTGTAACCACACCAACAGGCTGCAATTTGTACGATAGCCCTGATCTAACTAAAATAATTAAGCACTTAAATTATGGTTCCAGCTGGGCTGTGCTTGCGGAAAAAGATGGGGCTTTAGAATTAGGCAAAAATCAATGGGTCGACGGTCGTGATGGTTTTAGTAAGAGTAATCCATTAGCAACGCATGACAAATTATCAGGACAGCTTAAAATAATTGCAGCAAATACTTATTCACTGTATAAGCCAGCTGACAATGCTACAAAGGCTG encodes:
- a CDS encoding GH25 family lysozyme, whose translation is MLNGVDLASPYQTGFPKLGQDFVIVKFTEGTYYTNPDRITQIATAELKAAYHFTAGTDVIAEANFFLQTFKPYIGQAIPVLDYEGTALNKWTPTQVEQWLDYVYQKTDTKPWLYMALSTENSKNWASVAAKYPLWVAQYNNGITTGFQPRNLYGKLAHQWNWAAFQYAGGNGRLAGWGNGQKAVDLDVCYWTKEQWQFWVNKSSTDIVSLHPVVKWNVNRVFVVTTPTGCNLYDSPDLTKIIKHLNYGSSWAVLAEKDGALELGKNQWVDGRDGFSKSNPLATHDKLSGQLKIIAANTYSLYKPADNATKADKLTLNQLYDVTGRQNKFFMLQEQFNGQTVYVSGDNAYVVL